The window TTAGCCCAAGCTCAGTTGCAGTCTTCAGAAGCCATCGTCTTGGACATCGGCCTACCTGGAATGGACGGGTACGAAGTTGCCCGCCTACTGCGTCAGGAGACTTGGGGGCGACAAGCGCTCCTGATTGCGGTCACTGGCTACGGACAAGAAGAAGATAAACAGCGTGCCATGGATGCAGGCTTTGATCATCATCTCGTCAAACCCGTGGATCTCACCCGACTCAAAAGTCTGCTGAGAGTCAGCCCTGAGGAGCCTGCTGTTGAGCAGATCTCCGCATGAAGCATGAGTCTGCTCGACTTGATAAAAGGCTCCTAGTAGGGTAACTAGGAGCCTTCTTGTGACGTTACATCATTTTCTTTTCACCGTGCATGGTGCAGGTGCCGGATTTGCAAGCGGGACAGGCAGGAGCAGCGTCTTTCATCATGGAGGAGGAACTGCAGCTAGTGAGAGTCATCAGAGTGGCAGTGACAGAGAGGAGGAGGAATGATTTCATTGGAGTGTTGCTTGTTGTTAGGCTGGCAGATCTGTAACCCGCCAGGCAACGGTAAGAGGCGAGTCCACCGCCTTATTCCCATCAAAGTATTCCAGCCTTCAAAAAAAATTTCCTCGGGCTACTCCTAGGCTTTTTTCGTCTTCAGGGCTCTCTTACGCTCAGGAAACAGAGTCGTACAAATCTCACATACCGTCCCGTCACAACCGCGGGCGGAGCAGAATTCGCGACCGTAAAAGATGATTTGGAGATGCAGCTTGTTCCAGGCGGATTCGGGGAAAAGGCGCTTCAGATCCCGCTCTGTCTGCGTGACGTTTTTACCCTCTGTGAGTTTCCAGCGTTGGGCTAAACGATGGATGTGAGTATCCACCGGAAAGGAAGGTACGCCAAAAGACTGCGCCATGACCACCTGTGCCGTTTTATGCCCGACCCCGGGCAGTTCCTCCAGCAGTGCTAGGTCTGCAGGCACCTGACCTCCATATTTTTCGACGAGGATCTCAGACAGCTTTTGGATCGCTTTCGCCTTTTGCGGTCCCAGACCGCACGGTTTTACGATCTTTTCGATCTCAGCCACAGGCACGCGGGCTATCTCCTGCGGGGTGCGGCCAAGAGACCAGAGTTTGGGAGTGATCAAGTTCACCCGCACATCCGTGCACTGGGCCGATAACAGGACCGCCACGAGAAGGGTGTAAGCATCCGTATGGTCCAGAGGAACTGGGGGATCAGGATACAACTGCCCCAGCCGTTGGAGCACGTAGGTGGCGCGTTCGGCCTTGGTCACGGAAAAGAGACGTTTAGCTACGCTGAAGACGCTGCACCATTTTACGCACGTGATCGTACTTCTGGCGGTCTTTCATGATGGCCAAGCTCTTGGACTTGGACCCCCAGCGCAAAACGCGGATGTTCACGTGGCGCACGCCCCAGGCATTCATGTGAGCGCGTGTGGGCTGGTAGATATCAATGGTATTCGTTCCCACCAGTGCAGAGCCGTAGTCATCCACTTGATAAATGTAGGGTGTGCCCTCGATCTGGAAAATGGTGCCCACTGGATAAACGGACCAATCGGCAGCGGCGCTACGCAAAACGCTGCCATATTTTAACTGCGACCCCACAGCGGTACGCGCCCCATACTGGATATGATCTGACTCACTGTGGGTGTAAGCCGTCGTCCGCACAGCCGTGATGCGAGTGCCTTTTTTAGACAAGACTTTCTTGTTCGAACTCGAGGAGGAACAAGAGCATAGCAGAGCTGCGATAATGCAGAGCAGGCAAGTGGTGGCGTTTCTCATCATTTCACAAGTCTTGACATTCAAGCTACCGCTGAATTGAGTATCATGGTGAGGCATCCCAACCCTGAAATCAATCACGGATTTTCCACCCTCCATTCTCCAGCGGCTATCAGGGCAGCTTAAGCTTGGCCGCATAAGCCTCCGCCGCTGCGGGAGAGGTCATGCTTTTTTTGCCAAAAGCGGTCGGACCTGCGCAGCCGCCCCCTAAAATCAAATAACCCGGCTGCCAGACCAGCGTGTAGGCATTGTCGCCCTTCGCACCTCCATTCGGCAGCAGCCACTCCAGCTTTCCTTTGGCATCAAAGGCGGCTGTGTAGATATCAGTGCCGCCCAGGCTGGTGAGAGTTTGGCCTGCGAAGGTGGCCGTGGCAGAAAACTCCCCTGTCACATAGACCTGCCCGGAGGCATCGGTTGCCACACCCAGACAATAATCCACCCCAGGCCCCTGAATGACCTGGTGCCAGAGCGCTTTTCCTTCGGGTGAAAAATGGACCACGAGCCCATCATTGTCCTTCTCATTGGAAGTCTCATACGACTGCTCACCCAGCTTTACGCGGCCCTTAAACATGCCCACACCCGTCACTGCCCCCGCTGCATCCACGGTGATTTCATGAAACCCTGCGCTCGGCGTTCCCGAGATGAGGCTGGCCCAGAGAGGTTCCCCTTGCGAAGAGGTTTTGATCACTACCGCTGCCTGTCCGATGCTCGTTTCCAGGGCCACTGAACCCGCACTCCCCTTCCCGGCACCGCTGCCACCGATGTAGAGATTCCCGGCAGCATCGGTCCCGATACCATGACCGCTACCGCTGAACTTTCCTGAGGTGGTTTTGACCCAAAGAAGGGAGCCTTCGGCATCATACTTCGCCCAAAAGATAGCGCGCGAAGTCTGCCCAGCATTCACCCCCTGGTCGCCAAATTTTCCTTCTCCAGCAATCGCCCCCGTCACTACCACATGCCCTTGTGGATCGAGGGCGATGCCGTGACCATAATCATAACCTGCCCCACCCGCTGTGCGGATCCACAGCAAGTCCCCCGACGGAGAATACTTGGCCACAAAGAGATCGTAATCCCCGGCATTCGGCAGGGGTTTACCCAGGGCCTGGGCATCGGTGCTCTGGTAGTGACCCGTCACATAGGCATTGCCTGCGGCATCGGCCACCACACCGTACCCGCGATCAATCAAGCTGCCCCCCAGGCTGCGCACCCACAGCGTTTTCCCCTCTGGCGAGGTCTTTGCTAGAAAGAAATCAGACCCGCCTAGAGATTCACGCGGGCTGTCGCCAAAGGTTCCCGCATCCGTCGTTTCGCCCGCCCAAAAAACATGACCCGTGGTGTCCACAGCCACAGCGCGAGTCTTATCATTTTTTAAACCGCCGCCCGCAGCCACCCACTCAAAAGAGGGGCTAGCGGCGTGCAGAGAACTAGCGAGGAAAGCCGATAGGAAAAAACGAGGAAAGGACATGAGCGGAAGAGTACGCCACGCCGCCCTCAGCCCTTGAGACCAAGATGCGTATCAAAGTGACCTCCCGCCCAGCGCTCTTAGATGGGTTCTTCGATAACCGGATTTGTGAGGGAGCCGATGCCTTCGATCTCAATCGTGACGCTGTCGCCGGCCTTCAGCCAAAGAGCGGGCTGACGCGCCATGCCCACCCCGTGCGGGGTGCCAGTGAGAATCACCGTCCCGGGCAGCAGCGTCGTGCTGGCACTGAGGAATGAGATGATGGTCGGCACATCAAAGATCATGTCATTGGTGTTCCAGTCCTGCACGGCCTCACCATTGAGGATCGTTTTGATACCCAAAGCATTGGGGTTAGCGATCTCATCGCGAGTCACCAAGACGGGACCAAGAGGGCAAAAGGTGTCAAAGGTTTTGCCACGGCACCACTGGCCGCCACCACCATTTTTCTGCCAATCCCGCGCGCTCACATCATTGGCGCAGGTGTAGCCCAGCACGTACTCCAGAGCGTTTTCTTTGCGAACGTTTTTCGCTGCTTTGCCGATGACGATGGCCAGCTCGCACTCGTAGTCCACGCTGTCACTGCGCAGGGTGCGCGGCAGCTCGATGGCATCTCCTGGATTTTGCACGGCTCCTGGGCTTTTGATGAAGAGGACCGGATTCTCCGGAATCGCCGCGCCGCTTTCTTCCGCATGGAATTTGTAGTTCAGGCCGATGCAAAGAATGGCCGTCGGCTGCACGGGAGCCAGCACCTTGGCCACATCCGCCACGGTTTCCGTCACGTGAAAGTCTCCCAGGATATCTCCCTCGATGACACGGGCCGAACCATCGGTTTGTTGGGCAGCGTAGGCGATATGGCCGGAGGGATCAGAGTAACGAATGATTTTCATGAATGGAAGAAGGAGAGTGAAGTTGTACGCAGCTCAAAGGCAAGTTTAACGACGATTGAAGGCCACGCAGTCTTCATACCGTGCGCCCTGCCCGCCAAACATGTCCAAGGCACTGCCGATGGTGCCATCCACCCGCCCATGGCTCAGCACATCCAGCCGCTGCAAATCCTGCAAATGCCGGATGCCCCCCGCGTAGGTCATGGGGATGGGACTATGCTGGCCCAAGAAAGCCACGAGGGCCTCATCCATGCCCTCGCACTTGCCTTCCACATCCACGGCGTGGATGAGAAACTCCGCGCAGCAGCCGGCGAGTTGTTTCAGCGTTTCTGGCGTGACGTGTAGGTCGGTCAGCGTCTGCCAGCGATTCATCGCCACCGTCCAGCCTGTGGCCGTGGCCTTGCAGCTCAGGTCAATCACCAGCCGCTCTTTGCCTGCTGCAGCCACCATCTTTTGCAGTCGGGTTTCTGAAAAGGTACCGTCCGTTTCAAACAGGTAGCTAGTGACGATGACCTGGCTGGCTCCAGCCTCCAGATACTCCGCCGCATTGCAGGGGCGGATGCCACCGCCCACTTGCAATCCTTGTGGATAGGCCGCCAGCGCAGACTTAGCCGCCGCTTCATTGCCTGGCCCCAGCAGAATGACATGGCCTCCCGTCAACCCATCCTCCCGATACCTCTGGGCATACCAAACGGGGTCACGATCACTCACAAAATTCGTTTTCAATCCACCTCCAGAATCGCTAAGGCTAGAGCCCACGATTTGCTTCACTTGGCCATCATGGAGATCAATGCAGGGACGAAAACGGGTCATGAGAATGGCCTTCGAGGTAAGGAAGCCTCCTCTCCTCGTCAAGAGGGATTGAACAATCTCCACCCTTCCCACGTCCTGCGGGCTTGCTTTCTCCCTAAAAATGGAGTTCAGAGTCCATTGCTAAACTAACAACCATGGAATCTATCGAGATCGCGCGCCTGTGCGCCAAGTATGCCGACGAGAAGAAGGCTGAAAACATCGTGCTGCTGGACCTGCGCGGCCTGTCGCCTGTGACGGACTTTTTTGTCATTGCCACCGCCAGCTCCAACCCCCAACTGCGCGCCGTACGGGATAACATTGTGGATGAACTCCGCGACACTCACGGTCAGCGCCCGATCATCAGCGATGGCACCTATGAGAGCCAGTGGTTGATCCTGAATTATCCCAACGTCCTCGTCCACGTCCAGTCTCCTGAAAAGCGCGAGTATTACGTCTTGGAAGAGCTGTGGGGCGATGCACCTAAACTGGACTGGCAGGACACAGCCCCTGTGGGTGAGCCGACACCGCGTGTGAAAAAGCCAAAGGCCAAAAAGGCCCCCGTTAAAAAAGTCGCTGCGAAGAAGGCTCCAGCCAAAAAAGCCGCCGCAAAGAAGGCCGCGAAAAAGAAATAATTTCTCCAGGCTCAAGGCCACCGTTTCATTCAAAGGCTCTCGTCATGCGTGACGAGAGCCTTTTTTGTTAGGTCGGTCTAGGCACGTTGCAGCGCCCCGACCTCGATATTGGCTTGACGTAACCTGGCCGAGATCTCTCGCGTCAACTCATGCAACAGAGAGATCTTCAAGGCTGGATGCGTCTCCGTAAGCGCTGCAAACCAAGCTCGGGGGATGACCAAGCACTTCACCTGGTCCATCGCCACCACATCGGCAGAGCGTGGAGAACCATCCAAAAAGGCCATCTCCCCCACAGTCATTCCAGCCGTCAGCACATCAATACGCTGACGGTTCTGGCCCTCTCCACGGATCTGCACCTCCACATTGCCAGAGAGCACCACCAGCATCTCATCCGCGCTTTCTCCGGCATGGATGAGGGTATCTCCCATCTCATACTTGCGTGTGGACAGTTCATTTCTCAGCAGGATCATGTCTTCCGCAGTGCAACTGCGGAAGAGGGCGCATTCCTCCAAAGGCAATGAGCCTGAGGGGCGCCAGGTCGCCCCGGTCACCTCCAGCAAAAGAGAATCTTCACTGGCCTCCAAAGCCGCATCTTCCGTCGCAAACAGGGCACTGGCAGGCACCCCCATTTCCATCAACGGCTGGCACAGGCGTCCCGGTTGGCAATAGACCATCCGCACACCGAGCTGGGTGAGCCGAGAGCGCAGCTCCTCCATCAGCCGCAGGCTCACGGCATCGGCACTCACCACGGCGCGTAGATCTAAAATGAGGTGCAAACAGCCCGCATCCGAAAGCTGCATGGCCCGCCTCAGCACGGGCTCAAAGGTGGTAAAAATAAGCCCGCCCTGAAGCGCTAAAATTTGGATGCGCGAGCCGCAACGCCGCAGCGTCTCCCGCGCCGAAGGGGGCAACCGCCGCCGCGCCATCACCTCCCCGCCATGGTAGGCCAGTCGCACCGCCGTGCGCGGCGTCGCGGCTGGATTCAGCATGTGCAGAGCCAGTTCCCGCGAAAGATCCGTGCAGACGCGTATGCCCCGGAGGCTATTTCCCTGGGAGTCCAGCGGTGGGGAAAAGACCCCAATGCCAAGCTGCCCCGGCAGCACGGCTAAGATCCCGCCGCCCACCCCACTCTTAGCCGGTAGCCCAACTCGGTAAATCCATTCGCCCGACCAGTCATACATCCCGCAGGTGGCCATCACCCCCAGCACATTGTCCACATACTCGGCTGCGATGGCACGTTTTTGTGTGATGGGGTTGATCCCTTGATTCGCCAAAGTCGCCCCCATGATGGCCAAATCCCGACAGGTCACTCGGATGGAACATTGTTGGAAATAGGTCTCCAGTGTCTCATGGGGATCTTCATCAATGATGCCAAAATTACGCAGTAACCACCCGATGGCTCGATTGCGATGCCCCGTCTCGCTTTCGCTTTGGTAGATCGCCTGATCAATGTCCAACGTCCGTCCTGCAAACCCACCTAGATAGGCCAGGATACGCTCGATCCGAGAGTGTTCATCCTTGGGCAAGACCTGACCACAAGTGGCTATGGCCCCGGCATTGATCATCGGGTTAAATGGCGCTCCCGTCCCCTCTTTGAGGCTGATGGCATTAAAAGCTTCACCCGAGGGCTCCACCCCGATGCGTGAAAGCACGTGCTCTTCACCCCGGTCTTCCAGGGCCAATCCATAGGCCAGGGCCTTGGACACTGACTGGATGGTGAAACTGTGACGCGTATCCCCGACTTCGTAAACATGGCCATCGCGGGTGGCGATGCAGATGCCAAAGAGCCGGGGATCCGCCTTGGATAGTTCAGGGATGTAATCCGCGACATGACCGTCCATCACAGACGCGTAGCGGGCATGGAGTGTCTTTAGATACTCTTGGATGGGAGAGACCATAGCGTGCAATCAGCACGGAAGATGCCAGCATTCGCCAAATCATAAATCGTCCCACGAGTGGGTAAATAGGAATGACCACCTCCAATTGTGTAGGAAGAACAGAAAAATGATTTTGAAGCTCCACTCAAAATAACTCAGACTGCCCACTCAAGGGCGGGATCAGCCCCAGTTTGCGATAGGCGGCAGGCATGGCCACGCGACCCCGTGGGGTGCGCTTCACGAAACCCTGCATGACCAGGTAGGGCTCATGCACATCTTCCAGGGTGGATGCATCTTCACTGACGGAGACGGCGATGCTATTCAGCCCCACGGGCCCACCTTCAAATTTGTGGATGAGAGCCTCCAGGAAACGTTTGTCCATTTCGTCCAGGCCCGTCTCATCAATGTCCCGCATGGTCAGCGCCTGGCTGGCGACGGCCTCATTGATCATGCCCTGAGATTTCACCTGGGCATAGTCACGCACCCAGCGCAGCAGGTGGTTGGCGATACGCGGTGTGCCACGGGACCGACGGGCGATTTCAGAAGCCCCCGCAGCATCCATCTCCACTTTCATCAGGCGGGCGCTGCGCAGGAGAATGTGCTGCAGTTCCTCCGTGGTGTAATAATCCAGCCGATTCGGGATACCAAAACGGCTGCGCATGGGCGCGGTCAGCATACCAGCCCGCGTGGTCGCCCCCACAAGAGTGAAAGGAGGCAGGTCAATGCGGATGGTGCGGGCCTTCGGCCCCTGGTCAATGATGATATCCAGCCGAAAGTCCTCGATGGCTGGATATAGGTATTCTTCGATGCTAGGATGCAGGCGGTGGATCTCATCAATGAAGAGGATGTCCCGCTCCTGAAGATTCGTGAGGATACCCGCGAGGTCCCCTGCCCGCTCGATCTGTGGCCCGCTGGTGGTGTGCAGTCGGGAGCCCACGGCACTGGCAATGAGATTGGCCAGCGTGGTTTTGCCCAGGCCTGGCGGGCCACAAAGCAAGGCGTGGTCCAGAGGTTCATTGCGCATCTTGGCCGCCTCCACCATGACCAGGAGGTTTTCCTTCACCTTGGTCTGGCCGTGGAATTCATCGAAATCACCCGGACGCAGGGCGAGATCGAAAGGAGAGTCGGCTTCGTTGAGGGAGGGGTTCACAGGATGGCTGCGTAACTGACCTTAATCGTTTGAACAGTCAACCCCGCCTTACAGCTTAAACTTGGCGCACTGGCCCATGAAGGCTTTCGGATTTTCCAGAGCCACGCGCTGGATCATCTCCGCCGTCCAGCCGCGCTGGCGCATGGCCTGCATGGTCTTGGGGACGGCTAGGGGATCACTGATACCCCAGTCGCAGGCGCTGTTCATCCAGATGCGTTCTGCCTGCCGCTGTTCCAGCATATCAATGGCGCGGTGCGGGGTGCATTTACTCTCTGGGTAAAGCGTGATGCCGGCCCAGAAACCATGGTCCAGCACATGATCAATCGTGTGCTCTTCCACATGGTCAATGATCACTCGCTCAGGGTTGATCTTCGGGAAGTTTTTCAGCGCATCCACAATGAGGCGGGTGCCCTTGAGCTTGTCCTCCAAATGCGGGGTGTGGATGAGCACCAGTTGATCATGATCCTGCGCCACCTGCACATGCTGCTCAAAGATCCGCAGCTCATTGCGGCTGTTTTTATTCAGGCCGATCTCGCCAATCCCGAGCACGCCAGGCTTATCTAAAAATTGTGGAATCAGGGCGATGACCTCTTCAGCCAATTTTGTGTCTTCCGCCTCTTTCGGATTGATGCACAGCCAGCAGTAATGCTGGATGCCAAATCTGGCCGCGCGCTTCGGCTCATACTCTGTGATCTGGCGGAAGTAATCGTAAAATCCATCCGCCGAGGCGCGGTCAAATCCGGCCCAAAAGGCTGGCTCACAGATGGCTTGGCAACCCGCGATGGCCATGCGCTCATAATCATCCGTGGTGCGGCTGACCATGTGACCGTGAGGTTCAATGTATTGCATTGGAGAAAGTGAGGTAAAGGATGGCCCCGCCCGGGTTTAGCCTTGCGCTTTAAACGCACCGATAGCCCCCTGCATGGTGGCTTTTTCGATGGGCTCCGAACTCGGATCACTAAAGCTGAGCAGGATCTCCTGCGCCCGAGTGGGTGAATTGAGCGAGAGTTGCGCGATGGCATTCTTCAAGGCCTGAACACGGAAGTCCCCCTCCTGCCCGCCACGCTGGACGCGGTCCAGAAAGGCAGCGAGGTCAATGAGCTTGGAGCGAGCATCCATGAAGCCAAGGTCCACAAGGTTCACGGAGGTTGGAGGAGTCCAGGTAGGCATGGCGGAAAATAGGCAGGGTTTGGACACTGGCAAGGGGGTGCATGGGATTCAGCAATTCTCCAAGCCCAGGCTGCACAAAACATCCACTTTACAGGACGATTATCCTAGATACTGACATCTCATGGCTGCAAAGAAATCTGTCCGCAAAACACCGCCCGCGCACGAGATGCCCCCGGAGGCCATCGGAGAGTTTGTCGGCAGACGGGTGAAAAAACTGCGCACGGACCGCGGCTGGTCTTTAGAGGAGTTGGCCCAGACCAGTGGTGTGAGTCGGTCCATGCTCAGCGAGATCGAACGCGAACGCGCGAATCCTACCCTGACAGTCACCTTTCGTATCGCCCGGGCCTTTGGCATGACTTTGCAAGACCTCATCGGCAGCGTGGAAGAAGCCGCCCCAAAGATCCAAGTGATCCGCAGCCGAGATCGCGCCCAAGTATTCCGCTCAGACAAGCAGTGTGAGATCCGCACCCTCTCCCCGCTGAATCTGGAAAAGGACGTCGAATTTTATGAAGTCACTTTGCGCCCAGGAGGGGTCCTGCGCAGCCAGCCCCACTTCGAAGGCACGCGCGAATTTTTGACTGTGGAAGAAGGCCTCGTGCGGCTGGAATCCGACGGTGCCACCGAAGATCTGGGCAAAGGCGACTCGGGCACGTACCCAGCCGATGTACCCCATGCCATCGTCAATGCAGGCCCGGGCGATGCCCTGGTTTTTCTGGTCGTTATTTATCGTTAGACTTAGCCCAACCTGATCATGATCCCCCACTCAACCTCACGCCGTCAGTTCATCGCCCGTGCCGCTGCGGCCGGTCTTCTCATCACCAATTCACGCGTCGCCTTTGGTTCACAAGCCAATGCAAAAATACGTCTCGGCGTCATCGGCTGCGGTGGTCGCGGCACCTTCACTACCGAACAGTTTGTGGCGAATGGTGGGTATGAAATCGCAGCGGCTGCGGATGCCTTTCAAGACAAGCTGGATGCTTTTGGCGACCTTTACCAAGTGCCGAAGGACAAACGTTTTGTGGGCCTGGATGCCTACAAGCAGATGCTGGCCAGCGGTGCGGTGGATGCCGTGCATGTCGTGAGCCCATCCTACTTCCACAATGAGCAGGCCGCTGCTGCGGTGGATGCTGGCAAGCACGTGTTTGTGGCCAAACCCATCGCCATTGATGTGCCAGGCATCCGCACTTTCGAAGAAACCGCCAAGTTGGCGGAGACAAAGGGTCTCACCTTCATGGTGGATTTTCAGACTCAAGGGGATGACCTCTACGTCGAAGGCATCAAGCGCGTGAATGAGGGTGCCCTGGGAGATCTGATGTTTGGCGAAGGCTTTCACCACATGGGCCGTCTCGCCCGCCAGGCTGAGGATGGCGCGCCCGGCGCACGTCTGCGTAACTGGGTCTTCGACAAAGCCCTCTCGGGCGACATCATCGTAGAGCAAAACATTCACAGTGTGGATGTGATGGTGCGGCTGATGAATGCCGCCCCGGTGCGCGTTACAGGCCATGGTGGCCGCAAAGGACGTGTGGATGTGGGTGACTGCTGGGACCACTTTGCCCTCATGTTTGAATTTCCTGGGGACGTACCGTGGACCTACACCTCCCGCCAGTTTGATCCCGGTGGCGTCCCGGGCGGCATGGTGAATAATCTCATCGGCAGCAAAGGGGCCTTCCTCAGCAAATTCGGTGGTGACATCATGATTCGTGGTGGCAAGGACACCTTCTGGCGCGGAGGTAAAAACCCGAACATTTACAAAACCGGCACTGATACCAACATCAGCCGCTTTGCTGCCGCCATCCATGGCGGTGACAAGGACATCACCCGCGCCACCGTCCCCCTGGCCGTGCGCAGCACCCTCACCGCCATTCTGGGCCGGAATGCCGCCTATCAACAGGGCAGCCTGACCTGGGAAGAACTCCAAAAGGATACCGCCAAACTGGAAGTGGATACCACCACTCTCTTGAGCTGAGGTGCGGCCAATAACGGGCCTCAGAAAAAACACATCATCTTCTAATAAACCGCACTGGGTTCCGTTATACTGGAACCCAGTGCCGTTTTATATGCGGCCGCAACAACCCGCCTCATGCAGCCACCATGCGACATCGCCTTCTTTTCTTCGCCCTTGCCATATTGATCCCGCTCCAACTCCGAGGCCAGATACCTGCGGAATTGGTCAAAGCGGAACGAGCCAAAATCCTCGCTGGAGTGACCAGCCTGCCTAAAACAGGAGCCCCTGGCCCCATCGCCATTTGGGGGAATATGGCCTTTCCTCTACTGGCCGCAGCCAGCGGCCGCGAAGCCAATGAACTGGCCGTGGCCGCAGCCGCAGGTTATGGCAAAGGGCGCATCATCCTCTTTGGTCACAACAGTTACCTAGATGGCAACGCCGGCGGCGATCACGCTCAGTTGATGGAGAATTGCGTGAATTGGGCAGCGAATAAAACCAAACCACGCATCGGCCTCAAAGGCGTAAACGCAGTGGCATTTTTCGATCAACGGGGATTCAAGGCGGAGAGTTTCAGTGACCTCAACGAAAAGACTTTGAATGGTTTTGATGTGGTCATCCTCAATGCTCAAAGCATCACCGATCCCGCCCCGGGAGCCGTCGTCGCAGACTGGATCAAAAAAGGCGGCGGCCTCATTGCCGGCATGACTGGCTGGGCCTTTGGCCAAACCAGTGGGGGCAAAGACCTCGCTGTCTCCCATGGCCTCAATCAAGCCCTCATGCCTGCTGGCGTGGCCTTCACTGACATGAGCGCCTTTGACTCCCTGAGCACTTTCCAGGCTAGGCCAGACCTTCCGTCTTTGATGAATGCCTCGGAAGCCATTCAGGCCCTGAAAAAACAAAGCGGTGGCGGTGCAGTCCTGACCCCTGAAGAAGTCAAACAATCCTCCAGCGCCATTCAAGTGGCCCTGGCTGCCCAGCCACCGGATCGTAGCAATCTCCGCGATGCGGTCACTGCTGCACTGGGCAATACGGGCGCCAACAGCCCCATCCCCACCAAGACGGCACCGCTGACTCAAGAGCAACATGCCTCTGCACGCATTCGGTTAGGCATGGAGACACGTGTCCTCCGCCTGGCCACCGGGGAAAAGGCGACTCCACACCCAGCCCACGAAGCCTTTCCAGGCAAAGCCCCTGCGGACGCGCCTAGAATCACTCGTGAGGTGAAGATTGCCCCCGCCATCCCCGGCTGGACCAGCACAGGGCTTTACGCGGCCGCAGGCGAGACCCTTCAAGTCACCATCCCAGCAGCCATGGCCAACCAAGGCTACGCGGTACGCATCGGCTGCCATTCAGACACGTTGTATCATTTAGACACCTGGTCGCGAGCACCCGATATTTGTAAAACGGCCCCTCTGAATACTCCGACCACCCAAACAGCCAGTGCCTTTGGAGGCCTCGTTTACATTGAGGTTCCAAGCCGTGCTGACGGGGATGAATCCTTTGTTGTCACCATCCAAGGCGGCATCGCAGCCCCGCTCTTTGTGCTGGGCCAGGATGATGATGCTCAGTGGAACAACGAGATCAAAAAACGCCCTGCTCCCTGGGCCGAACTGGCCTGTGACAAAATGATTCTCAGCGTGCCTACCGAGGTCGCACGAACCGTCACCACACCGACCCAACTCATGCAATTTTGGAAACAAGTGGTGGAGGCCCAAGATGACATCAGCAACCAAACGGCTGAGCGTAAACGCCCCGAACGCATGGTAGCCGATGTGCAAATCAGCGCTGGCTTCATGCACAGTGGCTACCCCATTATGCTACATGTTCCAGAGGCTTTGGAAATGGTGACCTACAACCGCATCAAATTTCCAGGCTGGGGATATCATCACGAAATCGGGCATAACCATCAGCGTGGTCACTTCACGTTTGACGGCACGGGCGAGGTCACCAACAACGTGCTGGGCATGTATGTGTATGAAGCCGTGCTGAAAAAAGACTGGCTCATCGGCCACACCGCCATCACTCCGGAAAGGCGAAAAGAGAACCTCACTAAAATCAAACAAGCCTCCGATAAATGGGCCACGTGGAAGAGCGATCCTTTCTTGGCTCTGCATACTTACATTCAGTTAGTCCAGGCCTTTGGTTGGGAAAGCTGGCGCGGGTATCT of the Prosthecobacter dejongeii genome contains:
- a CDS encoding M60 family metallopeptidase, translating into MRHRLLFFALAILIPLQLRGQIPAELVKAERAKILAGVTSLPKTGAPGPIAIWGNMAFPLLAAASGREANELAVAAAAGYGKGRIILFGHNSYLDGNAGGDHAQLMENCVNWAANKTKPRIGLKGVNAVAFFDQRGFKAESFSDLNEKTLNGFDVVILNAQSITDPAPGAVVADWIKKGGGLIAGMTGWAFGQTSGGKDLAVSHGLNQALMPAGVAFTDMSAFDSLSTFQARPDLPSLMNASEAIQALKKQSGGGAVLTPEEVKQSSSAIQVALAAQPPDRSNLRDAVTAALGNTGANSPIPTKTAPLTQEQHASARIRLGMETRVLRLATGEKATPHPAHEAFPGKAPADAPRITREVKIAPAIPGWTSTGLYAAAGETLQVTIPAAMANQGYAVRIGCHSDTLYHLDTWSRAPDICKTAPLNTPTTQTASAFGGLVYIEVPSRADGDESFVVTIQGGIAAPLFVLGQDDDAQWNNEIKKRPAPWAELACDKMILSVPTEVARTVTTPTQLMQFWKQVVEAQDDISNQTAERKRPERMVADVQISAGFMHSGYPIMLHVPEALEMVTYNRIKFPGWGYHHEIGHNHQRGHFTFDGTGEVTNNVLGMYVYEAVLKKDWLIGHTAITPERRKENLTKIKQASDKWATWKSDPFLALHTYIQLVQAFGWESWRGYLYSFADAKFGPLPQSDDDKRDQFLVRYSKIVNRNLGPFFDAWGIPVSSRAKAEVSKLESWMPPEM